TCGGCCGGCCCCTGGTGTACCAGGTATTCCACCGCTCAGACCAATAACTTCTCCTCTTTTTACATAAGTCCCCTCTTCAACGTTAATTTTCAAGAGGTGACCATAGACGGTTGAAAATCCTTGTTGGTGAATAATCATGACATAAGAGTAACCCATACCTCCATGTTTGGCCCGAGCAACATAGCCACCAGCTGAGGCACGTACCGCTGTTCCCTGTGAAGCTTTAATATCAATACCAGAATGTTCTCCTAACCAAGCACGAAATGGATAATCGGGATCGTGAAAAGTAGAAGTCACCACTCCGCCTGGCACCGGCCAAGAAAAAACCAGAAGACCCATTTCTTCCAGTTCTTGCCACTGTCTTTCTTGAGCTTCGGCTAATTTTTTTCTAATTTCAGTTTCTAAACGAGCAATTTCTCTTTCCGCTTGTTTCATTTCCAATTTTGCCTCAGCTAAAAGTGTCTGGAATTTCCATTCCGCCCCTTGAGTCTCTTCAAGAAGAATTCTTTTTGCTCTTTCTTCATTTTCTAATTTTGTCTTTTCTGAAGAAAGTTCCCTTTTAAGATTTTCTAATTCTGCTTTTTTTTGCTGAAGATTTTTTTGTTCTGTTTCTAGGTTTTCTTTGACTAATTGAACGTTATCTAGAGTTTTCTGTAAAGAGTTTTGTAAATTTTGACTAACTTTTAAAAGATTAAAATAATCGGAGATATGCTCGTTAAGAAGAATAATTTCTAAATAGCTTTTATTATCATATTGATAAATTTTTCTTAAAAACTCAGCAATTTTTTCTTTAAGATCGCTAATCTCTATATTTTTATTCTGAATTTGATCTTGAATTTCTTCGATTTCTAAATTTGTTTTCTTAATCTGTGCCTCCTTTTTTTTAATCTCTGTTCTCGTTCTAGAAATTTGGTTAGTTAAAATACTAATTTGATTTTTTAGAGTTAAAGCCTCTTTTCTTTTAATTTTAATATTTGCTTCATAAATTTGCTGTTGTTTTTCTAATTCTTTGATATACTCTTGTTGCTGTCGAATTTTTTCTTTTAAATCATCGGTAGTTTGAGCGAGTAGTGTCGAAGAATGAATGGAAAATAGAGAGATGCTGCTTATTATAAAAATGGCAAAGACTAATAACAAGATTGTTTTTTCTTTTTTACTCATACCTAATCTTCGTTTTTTTAATTGCCTCTTCTATTCTCGAAACAACTCGTTTTTTCCCTAAAATTTCCGCTATTTCAGCGGCGGGGGGCGAAGCCTCTTTACCAGATAAAGCAACCCGGAATGGCCAAAAAATTTGACCCGCTCCTTGTTTTTGAGCCAATTCTTCAAGAGTTTTTTGGATATTTTTCTTGTTAAATATTCTGGCCGGCAGTTTTTCTAAATTCTTTTTAATGAGACTTAAATTATCAACAACCTCTTTTTGACTCATTTTTTTCCAGATTAAAATTTCTGGCTCATATTTTAATTCATCTTTAAAAAAGAAATCAGCTAAAGTTATGAGGTCGGTTAACTTTTTCATTCTTTCCTGTTCTGAAGCGACAACTTTCTTGAGCCAATTAAAAGTGATAATTTTTTGAGAATTTTGGATTCTGAATTTTGAATTTTGAATTTGTTTAGAATCTGTAATTTGTGATTTAGGATTTAAAAAATTAATTAAACCAGCCTGAATTAAATATGGAATACATCTTTTTGTCAATTCATTTATTTCTAATTTACGAATATAGTATCCATTTAGCCAATCTAATTTTTCAAGATTGAAAATCGCGCCAGCTTTTTGAATTTTTTCTAAAGAAAAATTCTTAATCAACTCTTGAAGAGAAAAGATCTCTTGATTAGTATCAGGATTCCAACCCAAAAGAGCGACAAAATTTAAAAGTGCTTCCGGCAAGTAACCCTTGTTTAAATAATCTTCGACCGCAATGTCGCCCTGACGTTTAGACAATTTAGAACGATCAGGATTCAATAAAAGTGGTAAATGAGCAAATTTTGGCAATGGCCAATTGAAAGCTTGGTAAATTAAAAGATGTTTTGGAACACTTGGCAGCCACTCTTCTCCCCTGATGACATGGGTAATTTTCATCAAATGGTCGTCGACAACGACAGCTAAGTGATAAGTTGGATAGCCATCTGATTTTAATAAAACCTGATCATCAATATTTTTTAAATCAAATTCTATTTCACCGCGAATTAAATCATAAAATTTAAGCCTCCCCTCCTCTGGCACTTTCAGACGGATGACATAAGGATTTTTATTTTTGATTTTTTTATCTACTTCTTTTTTGCTTAATCTTCGACATCTTTCATCGTACATTGGCGGTAATTTTTTCGCTATCTGTTCCTGACGCATTTTT
This sequence is a window from Patescibacteria group bacterium. Protein-coding genes within it:
- a CDS encoding peptidoglycan DD-metalloendopeptidase family protein, with the translated sequence MSKKEKTILLLVFAIFIISSISLFSIHSSTLLAQTTDDLKEKIRQQQEYIKELEKQQQIYEANIKIKRKEALTLKNQISILTNQISRTRTEIKKKEAQIKKTNLEIEEIQDQIQNKNIEISDLKEKIAEFLRKIYQYDNKSYLEIILLNEHISDYFNLLKVSQNLQNSLQKTLDNVQLVKENLETEQKNLQQKKAELENLKRELSSEKTKLENEERAKRILLEETQGAEWKFQTLLAEAKLEMKQAEREIARLETEIRKKLAEAQERQWQELEEMGLLVFSWPVPGGVVTSTFHDPDYPFRAWLGEHSGIDIKASQGTAVRASAGGYVARAKHGGMGYSYVMIIHQQGFSTVYGHLLKINVEEGTYVKRGEVIGLSGGIPGTPGAGRFSTGPHLHFEIRKDGIPVNPLNYLP
- the gltX gene encoding glutamate--tRNA ligase, with the translated sequence MIRVRFAPSPTGFLHIGGLRTALYNFLFAKKNNGKFVLRIEDTDVKRQVYGAVENLIKTLQAVGLNWDEGPVLSKRQKNLKSKGRYSPYIQSQRLVLYRKFAQKLIDLDKAYYCFCTPEDLEKMRQEQIAKKLPPMYDERCRRLSKKEVDKKIKNKNPYVIRLKVPEEGRLKFYDLIRGEIEFDLKNIDDQVLLKSDGYPTYHLAVVVDDHLMKITHVIRGEEWLPSVPKHLLIYQAFNWPLPKFAHLPLLLNPDRSKLSKRQGDIAVEDYLNKGYLPEALLNFVALLGWNPDTNQEIFSLQELIKNFSLEKIQKAGAIFNLEKLDWLNGYYIRKLEINELTKRCIPYLIQAGLINFLNPKSQITDSKQIQNSKFRIQNSQKIITFNWLKKVVASEQERMKKLTDLITLADFFFKDELKYEPEILIWKKMSQKEVVDNLSLIKKNLEKLPARIFNKKNIQKTLEELAQKQGAGQIFWPFRVALSGKEASPPAAEIAEILGKKRVVSRIEEAIKKTKIRYE